One genomic window of Hymenobacter sp. J193 includes the following:
- a CDS encoding 3-oxoacyl-ACP synthase — protein MIKPRLHLLCLAYVQERIDACQAAIQAAQESANSETKSSAGDKYETGRAMAQNERDRNAVQLQQARQLLGELQRIHPELPCDTVRPGALVHTSLGWFYISISAGKLVVEGQEYFAVSAAAPVAAALAGQRVGGQVVFNGKSIQLLAIQ, from the coding sequence ATGATTAAACCCCGCCTCCACCTTCTCTGCCTAGCCTACGTGCAGGAGCGTATCGATGCCTGCCAGGCGGCCATTCAGGCGGCGCAGGAATCGGCCAACTCCGAAACCAAGAGCAGCGCCGGCGACAAGTACGAAACCGGCCGCGCCATGGCCCAGAACGAGCGGGACCGGAACGCCGTGCAGCTGCAGCAAGCCCGCCAACTGCTGGGCGAACTACAGCGCATTCACCCCGAGCTGCCCTGCGACACCGTACGGCCCGGCGCCCTGGTGCACACCAGCCTGGGCTGGTTCTATATCAGCATCAGCGCCGGCAAACTGGTGGTAGAGGGGCAGGAGTACTTTGCCGTGTCGGCGGCGGCCCCGGTAGCAGCGGCGCTGGCCGGCCAGCGGGTTGGCGGGCAGGTAGTATTCAACGGGAAATCCATCCAACTCCTGGCTATTCAGTAA
- a CDS encoding 1-deoxy-D-xylulose-5-phosphate reductoisomerase, with amino-acid sequence MSSSLKRVTLLGSTGSIGTQALDVLRAQPGRFTVTALSAQSNAELLVAQAREFRPAAVVIGDEGKYAEVKSALASQPETEVLTGAAALADVAGRPDADIVLTAMVGYAGLLPTVRAIRAGKDIALANKETLVVAGQLITDLVKQHGVRLLPVDSEHSAIFQCLVGEERNPIEKIILTASGGPFRGRSRAELAQVTKAQALKHPNWDMGAKITIDSASLMNKGLEVIEAKWLFGLRNDQIDVVVHPQSIIHSLVQFEDGSLKAQLGLPDMKLPIQYALGYPQRLANEFPRFSFLDYPQLTFEPADTSTFRNLALAFEAMRQAGNAPCVLNAANEVAVAAFLREKIGFLQMSEVVETTLARVSYLAAPTLDDYVQTDAETRRVAQELVRL; translated from the coding sequence ATGTCTTCTTCTCTTAAACGCGTCACCCTGCTTGGGTCCACCGGTTCCATCGGCACGCAGGCCCTGGACGTGCTCCGCGCCCAGCCCGGCCGCTTCACCGTTACGGCCCTGTCGGCGCAGTCCAACGCCGAGCTGCTGGTAGCCCAGGCCCGCGAGTTCCGGCCGGCGGCAGTAGTTATCGGCGACGAAGGCAAGTACGCGGAAGTGAAATCGGCCCTGGCCAGTCAGCCGGAAACCGAAGTGCTGACGGGAGCCGCCGCCCTGGCCGACGTGGCCGGCCGCCCCGACGCCGACATCGTGCTGACGGCTATGGTAGGCTACGCCGGGCTGCTGCCCACGGTGCGTGCCATCCGGGCCGGCAAAGACATTGCCCTGGCCAACAAAGAAACTCTGGTAGTAGCCGGCCAGCTGATTACCGACCTGGTGAAGCAGCACGGCGTGCGGCTGCTGCCCGTCGACTCCGAGCACTCCGCCATCTTTCAGTGCCTGGTAGGGGAGGAGCGAAACCCGATTGAGAAAATCATCCTCACGGCCTCGGGCGGGCCGTTCCGGGGCCGCAGCCGCGCCGAGCTGGCCCAGGTAACCAAAGCCCAGGCCCTCAAGCATCCCAACTGGGATATGGGCGCCAAAATTACCATCGACTCGGCTTCCCTGATGAACAAAGGGCTGGAGGTGATTGAGGCCAAGTGGCTGTTTGGCCTGCGCAACGACCAGATAGACGTGGTAGTGCATCCGCAGAGCATCATTCATTCCCTGGTGCAGTTCGAGGATGGTTCCCTGAAAGCGCAGCTGGGCCTGCCCGATATGAAGCTGCCCATTCAGTATGCGCTGGGTTACCCGCAGCGGCTGGCCAATGAGTTTCCGCGCTTCAGTTTCCTGGACTATCCGCAGCTTACCTTCGAGCCGGCCGATACCAGTACCTTCCGCAACCTGGCCCTGGCGTTTGAGGCCATGCGTCAGGCGGGCAACGCGCCCTGCGTCCTCAACGCGGCCAACGAGGTAGCGGTGGCGGCTTTCCTGCGCGAAAAAATTGGCTTCCTGCAAATGTCGGAGGTAGTGGAAACGACCCTCGCGCGGGTTTCGTACCTTGCCGCCCCAACCCTGGACGACTACGTGCAAACCGACGCCGAAACGCGCCGCGTAGCCCAGGAGCTGGTTCGATTATAG
- the rseP gene encoding RIP metalloprotease RseP, with protein MDILVMAGQLILGLTILVGVHELGHMLTAKWFGMRVEKFSIGFPPKIFSKQIGETEYMLGAIPLGGFVKITGMVDESLDTEALKQEPQPYEFRAKPAWQRLIVMLGGIIVNVITGILIFSVITFLYGESYLPASEVRYGVVPNKLGEEIGFRTGDKIVKINGRPFTEFNDVYSPEVVLGSGSYYTVERGSQLIDVPVPANFMDRLSDQDQSLFVAPLDPFVVAEVVPGQPAAKAGLLAGDRIAQVASKRITFFPELQQALKENAGKETPLLVERNGQTVSLKVNVDEDGKVGFRPKSLLNYATREYSLVESVPAGAKQAFGIITTQIKAFGKIFRGEASARKSLGGPMAIAQQYGATFDWLKFWTLTGMLSMVLAFMNLLPVPALDGGHVMFLTYEIISGRKPSDRFLENAQKVGMAMILCLMVFVIFNDLIKSLF; from the coding sequence ATGGATATTTTAGTGATGGCCGGGCAGCTCATTCTAGGGCTGACGATTCTGGTAGGCGTGCACGAACTCGGGCACATGCTCACGGCCAAGTGGTTTGGAATGCGCGTGGAGAAGTTCTCTATTGGCTTTCCGCCCAAGATTTTCAGCAAGCAGATCGGCGAAACCGAGTACATGCTGGGGGCCATTCCGTTGGGCGGCTTCGTGAAGATTACCGGCATGGTGGATGAGTCGCTCGACACGGAGGCCCTGAAGCAGGAGCCCCAGCCCTACGAGTTCCGCGCCAAGCCCGCCTGGCAGCGCCTCATTGTGATGCTCGGCGGCATCATCGTCAACGTCATCACCGGTATTCTGATTTTCTCGGTTATCACCTTCCTGTATGGTGAAAGTTACCTGCCGGCCTCCGAGGTGCGCTACGGCGTGGTGCCCAACAAGCTGGGCGAGGAAATCGGCTTCCGCACCGGCGACAAAATCGTGAAGATCAATGGCCGCCCGTTCACCGAGTTCAACGACGTGTACAGCCCCGAGGTGGTGCTGGGCTCGGGTAGCTACTACACCGTAGAGCGTGGTAGTCAGCTGATTGACGTCCCAGTGCCCGCCAACTTCATGGACCGCCTCTCCGACCAGGATCAGTCGTTGTTTGTGGCTCCGCTCGACCCATTTGTGGTAGCCGAGGTGGTACCGGGGCAACCCGCCGCTAAAGCAGGCCTGCTGGCCGGCGACCGGATTGCCCAGGTAGCCAGTAAGCGCATCACCTTTTTTCCGGAGCTGCAGCAGGCGCTGAAAGAAAACGCCGGCAAGGAAACTCCTCTGCTGGTGGAGCGCAATGGTCAAACGGTTTCGTTGAAAGTCAACGTGGACGAAGATGGCAAAGTCGGGTTCCGGCCCAAGTCGTTGCTGAACTATGCCACGCGGGAGTATAGCCTGGTTGAGTCGGTTCCGGCGGGTGCTAAGCAGGCCTTCGGCATCATCACCACCCAGATCAAGGCCTTCGGTAAAATATTCCGGGGCGAGGCTTCGGCCCGCAAATCCTTGGGTGGGCCCATGGCCATTGCCCAGCAGTACGGCGCCACCTTCGACTGGCTGAAGTTCTGGACGCTCACCGGTATGCTGTCCATGGTGCTGGCCTTCATGAACCTGCTGCCCGTGCCCGCGCTGGATGGCGGCCACGTAATGTTCCTGACCTACGAAATAATTTCGGGCCGCAAGCCTTCGGATAGATTCCTGGAAAACGCGCAGAAAGTAGGCATGGCCATGATTCTGTGCCTGATGGTGTTCGTGATTTTCAACGACCTCATCAAGTCCCTGTTCTAG
- a CDS encoding DUF6702 family protein encodes MRRFVLFLPALLLCSLVALAHAYHTSLMDVRYNAPKQQLEIALKVFTDDFEKALSAGQPRPVSLVEMPAAQTSPLVAAYLKRTLHFGTKPGETLPLTYLGMQHEGDAHWIYATIKLPAQKLHGISLRHQLLLAEFNDQMNIVNLEAGGQKQSTLFRGGEESKTLSW; translated from the coding sequence ATGCGTCGTTTTGTTTTGTTTTTGCCGGCCCTGCTGCTGTGCAGCCTTGTAGCCCTGGCCCACGCCTACCATACCAGCCTGATGGATGTACGCTACAACGCGCCCAAGCAGCAGCTAGAAATTGCCCTCAAGGTCTTCACCGATGATTTTGAGAAAGCCCTGTCGGCGGGCCAGCCGCGGCCCGTAAGCTTGGTGGAAATGCCTGCGGCCCAAACTTCCCCGCTCGTGGCCGCTTACCTGAAACGCACCCTGCACTTCGGCACCAAGCCCGGCGAAACGCTGCCGCTCACCTACCTGGGCATGCAGCACGAGGGCGACGCGCACTGGATTTACGCCACCATTAAGCTGCCTGCCCAGAAGCTCCACGGCATTTCCCTGCGCCACCAGCTGCTCCTGGCCGAGTTCAACGACCAGATGAACATCGTGAACCTGGAGGCTGGCGGCCAGAAGCAAAGCACTCTGTTCCGGGGCGGAGAGGAAAGCAAAACGCTCAGCTGGTAG
- a CDS encoding OmpA family protein: MPYLIRSAWLLLALMFLAFGAEAQGSLRQRPLNPRQVRQLRLRPDGTPEFLNVNRLPYFYNKKALKAIQQAEKRHNYAQARTLLEQYVSQFGIENFYRDTNLLWRLGQLSERANQPEKAKAYYRLALKHHRQDIRKVQLYYDSLEQKETDFYVPLKEYYALVEYRKNIATFRPPKGVYTTMGSAINSDAPDYGPAITSDADLLIFSSKRKVRGLYSVVDEDLYLSRREGEYWSDAEPLPKPINSQYNEGSACLSKDGKTIFFARCECMECNGNCDLYTATLGANGEWSVPVSLGPQVNSKAWDSQPTLSPGGDTLYFASDRLGGFGMSDIWYTRKLKSGQWSAAENMGPIVNTRESEVSPFYHPLYHVLYFSSRGQLLNFGDFDIYKTYRVRGRWQEPKNIGPLVNGKGSEYYFTIDGDSKNLYYARSEEKDLKNLDLYSFPLPMEAQPLATTHVEGTLLDSLSNRPLNGIVSVIDTDNGIEVASKYLRDDGSFDFDLIEGSHYVLLIQSPDFFSVEKQLELKGDTVMKLMTNSINYGLPLIFKNIEFDQDKASIRASMYPVLDRIALFMVDHPDFRLSIEGHTDSRGNPEFNEKLSQDRAEAIRRYIEQKGKLKPNRIDSMGYGSTKPLKDEITEEDARTNRRVEFRIIKPEGSSDGGKDAGGGSGW, from the coding sequence ATGCCCTACCTTATCCGTTCTGCGTGGCTCTTGCTGGCTCTGATGTTTCTGGCCTTCGGGGCCGAAGCTCAAGGCAGCCTGCGCCAACGCCCGCTCAACCCCCGCCAGGTTCGTCAGCTCCGGTTGCGGCCCGATGGCACGCCGGAATTTCTGAACGTCAACCGCCTGCCTTACTTCTATAATAAGAAGGCGCTGAAAGCCATTCAGCAGGCCGAAAAGCGCCACAACTATGCCCAGGCCCGCACCCTGCTGGAGCAGTACGTGTCGCAGTTCGGCATCGAAAACTTCTACCGCGACACCAATCTACTCTGGCGCCTGGGGCAGCTTAGCGAACGGGCCAATCAGCCCGAAAAAGCCAAGGCTTACTACCGCCTGGCCCTCAAGCACCACCGCCAGGACATCCGCAAGGTACAGCTGTACTACGACTCGCTGGAGCAGAAGGAAACCGACTTCTACGTGCCGCTCAAGGAATACTACGCCTTGGTGGAGTACCGGAAAAACATTGCCACCTTCCGGCCGCCCAAAGGCGTGTACACCACCATGGGCTCGGCCATCAACTCCGATGCTCCCGACTACGGCCCCGCCATTACCTCGGACGCCGATTTGCTGATCTTCTCCTCCAAGCGCAAAGTCCGCGGGCTCTACAGCGTGGTGGACGAGGATTTGTACCTCTCCCGGCGCGAGGGCGAGTACTGGTCGGACGCCGAGCCGCTGCCCAAGCCCATCAATTCCCAGTACAACGAGGGCTCGGCCTGCCTCAGCAAGGACGGCAAAACCATCTTCTTTGCCCGCTGCGAGTGTATGGAGTGCAACGGCAACTGCGACCTGTACACGGCCACGCTGGGAGCCAACGGCGAGTGGAGCGTGCCCGTGAGCCTAGGCCCTCAGGTGAATTCCAAGGCCTGGGACTCGCAGCCAACCCTGTCGCCGGGCGGGGATACGCTGTATTTCGCCTCCGATAGGCTCGGCGGTTTTGGCATGTCGGACATCTGGTACACGCGCAAGCTGAAAAGCGGGCAGTGGTCGGCGGCGGAGAACATGGGGCCAATTGTGAACACCCGTGAAAGCGAAGTCAGCCCGTTCTACCACCCGCTCTACCATGTGCTGTACTTCAGTTCGCGCGGGCAGCTGCTCAACTTCGGCGACTTTGATATCTACAAAACCTACCGCGTGCGGGGACGCTGGCAGGAGCCCAAGAACATTGGGCCGCTGGTGAACGGCAAAGGCTCGGAGTATTACTTCACTATCGACGGCGACTCGAAAAACCTCTACTACGCCCGCTCAGAGGAGAAAGACCTCAAGAACCTCGACCTCTACTCCTTCCCGCTGCCCATGGAAGCCCAGCCCCTGGCTACCACGCACGTAGAAGGCACACTCCTGGACTCGCTTTCCAACCGCCCGCTCAACGGTATCGTGAGCGTAATTGATACCGACAACGGTATTGAGGTAGCCAGCAAGTACCTGCGCGACGACGGCTCCTTCGACTTCGACCTTATCGAAGGGTCCCACTATGTGCTGCTGATTCAGAGCCCCGACTTTTTCTCGGTGGAAAAGCAGCTGGAGCTGAAGGGCGACACGGTGATGAAGCTCATGACCAACTCCATCAACTACGGGCTGCCGCTGATTTTCAAGAACATCGAGTTCGACCAGGACAAGGCCAGCATCCGGGCCAGCATGTACCCCGTGCTCGACCGGATTGCGCTGTTTATGGTCGACCACCCCGATTTCCGCCTGAGCATCGAGGGCCACACCGACTCGCGCGGCAACCCCGAGTTCAACGAGAAACTTTCCCAGGACCGTGCCGAGGCCATCCGGCGCTATATCGAGCAGAAGGGCAAGCTCAAGCCCAACCGCATCGATAGTATGGGCTACGGCAGCACCAAGCCGCTCAAGGACGAAATAACGGAGGAAGATGCCCGCACCAACCGCCGCGTGGAGTTCCGCATCATCAAGCCCGAGGGCAGCAGTGACGGCGGCAAGGATGCTGGTGGCGGCTCAGGCTGGTAG
- the lon gene encoding endopeptidase La → MLLSSSDDPAELVSVVAADPEQPLPADQAPDVLPLLPVRNTVLFPGVVLPVTVTRKKSIRLVRKAYRGNKIVGVVAQKNGQSDDPALADLYQVGTMAKILKLLVLPDGNTTIIIQGQSRFQIEELQQETPYLTARVRYFPESFPNKKSKEVKALVASLKDAATKMMKLNPEIPQEAQVALDNIDSPAFLTHFLSSNINVEVGVKQQLLETPDGVQRGTQLLELMLKEIQLLEIKREIQTKVHTDIDQQQRDYFLRQQIKVLQDELGFDGPDQEVEKLRQRAKTKQWSEAVAKHFSKEIDKLSRINPQAAEYPVSLNYVEFLLDLPWAEYTKDNFNLKRTQKILDQDHYGMEKVKARIIEYLAVLKLKNDLKAPILCLYGPPGVGKTSLGRSVAKALGRKYVRMSLGGVRDEAEIRGHRKTYVGAMPGRIISQIKKAGVSNPVIVLDEIDKLASDFRGDPQSALLEVLDPEQNATFTDNYLEVEYDLSKVLFIATANSLDTIHPALRDRMEIIDLTGYTLEEKTQIAKKHLWPKLLHEHGLGLKDVNISTPALQRVIDDYTRESGVRSLERKLGGVVRNVAKSKAMKETYPPTLEPKDVARILGAAIFDRDQYQDNETAGVVTGLAWTSVGGDILFIESLLSRGRGKLTLSGQLGDVMKESAVTALSYLRSRAEELDIDYRLFDQYDLHIHFPEGAVPKDGPSAGIAIFTSIASVFTQRKIRSHLAMTGEITLRGKVLPVGGIKEKILAAKRAGVRDIILCHKNRKDIDEISAEYLKDLTIHYADRVDDVLRVALLEEKVAHPMKLVVRDEVLPLPGASVEVQ, encoded by the coding sequence ATGCTGCTTTCTTCTTCCGACGACCCGGCCGAGCTGGTATCCGTGGTAGCTGCCGACCCCGAGCAGCCGCTGCCCGCCGACCAGGCCCCCGATGTGCTGCCGCTCCTGCCCGTGCGCAACACGGTACTGTTCCCCGGCGTGGTGCTGCCCGTCACCGTCACCCGCAAAAAAAGCATCCGGCTGGTGCGCAAAGCTTACCGGGGCAATAAAATAGTAGGCGTGGTGGCGCAGAAGAACGGCCAGAGCGACGACCCAGCCCTGGCCGACCTCTACCAGGTGGGCACCATGGCCAAAATCCTGAAGCTGCTGGTGCTGCCCGACGGCAACACGACTATCATCATTCAGGGCCAGAGTCGGTTTCAGATTGAGGAGCTGCAGCAGGAAACGCCCTACCTCACGGCGCGGGTGCGGTACTTCCCGGAGTCGTTTCCGAACAAGAAATCCAAGGAAGTGAAGGCGCTGGTGGCGTCGCTGAAAGATGCGGCCACCAAGATGATGAAGCTGAACCCGGAAATTCCGCAGGAAGCTCAGGTGGCGCTGGACAACATTGACTCGCCGGCTTTCCTCACGCATTTCCTCTCTTCCAATATCAACGTGGAAGTGGGCGTGAAGCAGCAGCTCCTGGAAACACCCGATGGCGTGCAGCGCGGCACCCAGCTGCTGGAGCTGATGCTCAAGGAAATTCAGCTGCTGGAAATCAAGCGCGAAATTCAGACGAAGGTCCACACCGACATCGACCAGCAGCAGCGCGACTATTTCCTGCGTCAGCAGATCAAAGTGCTGCAGGATGAGCTGGGCTTCGACGGGCCCGACCAGGAAGTGGAAAAGCTGCGCCAGCGGGCTAAAACCAAGCAATGGTCGGAGGCCGTGGCCAAGCACTTCAGCAAGGAAATCGACAAACTCAGCCGCATCAACCCACAGGCCGCCGAGTACCCGGTGAGTCTGAATTACGTGGAGTTTTTGCTGGATCTGCCCTGGGCCGAGTACACCAAGGATAACTTCAACCTGAAGCGCACCCAGAAAATCCTCGACCAGGACCACTATGGCATGGAAAAGGTGAAGGCGCGCATCATTGAGTACCTGGCCGTGCTCAAGCTGAAAAATGACTTGAAAGCGCCCATTCTGTGCCTGTATGGCCCGCCCGGCGTGGGCAAAACCAGCCTGGGCCGCTCAGTAGCCAAGGCCCTGGGCCGCAAGTACGTGCGCATGAGCCTGGGCGGGGTGCGCGACGAAGCCGAAATCCGGGGGCACCGCAAAACCTACGTGGGTGCCATGCCGGGCCGCATTATTTCCCAGATCAAGAAAGCCGGCGTGTCGAACCCCGTCATCGTGCTCGACGAAATCGATAAGCTGGCGTCGGATTTCCGGGGCGACCCACAGTCGGCCCTGCTGGAAGTGCTGGACCCCGAGCAGAACGCCACCTTCACCGACAACTACCTGGAAGTGGAGTACGACCTCTCGAAAGTGCTGTTCATTGCTACGGCCAACTCGCTGGATACCATTCACCCCGCCCTGCGCGACCGGATGGAAATCATCGACCTGACGGGCTACACCCTGGAGGAGAAAACCCAGATTGCCAAAAAGCACCTCTGGCCTAAGCTCCTGCACGAGCATGGCCTGGGCCTCAAGGACGTGAACATCAGCACGCCGGCCCTGCAGCGCGTCATCGACGACTACACCCGCGAAAGTGGGGTGCGCAGCCTGGAACGCAAGCTGGGCGGCGTGGTGCGCAACGTGGCCAAAAGCAAAGCCATGAAGGAAACGTACCCGCCCACGCTGGAACCCAAAGACGTAGCCCGTATCCTGGGCGCCGCCATATTCGACCGGGACCAGTACCAGGACAACGAAACCGCCGGCGTAGTCACGGGCCTGGCCTGGACCTCGGTGGGCGGCGACATTCTGTTCATCGAAAGCCTGCTAAGCCGGGGGCGGGGCAAGCTCACGCTCAGCGGCCAGCTCGGCGACGTAATGAAGGAATCGGCCGTAACGGCGCTAAGCTACCTGCGTAGCCGGGCCGAGGAACTGGACATCGACTACCGCCTCTTCGACCAGTACGACCTGCACATTCACTTCCCGGAGGGCGCCGTGCCCAAGGATGGGCCGTCGGCTGGCATTGCCATCTTCACCAGCATTGCCTCGGTGTTCACGCAGCGCAAAATCCGCAGCCACCTGGCAATGACGGGCGAAATCACCCTGCGCGGCAAGGTGCTGCCGGTGGGCGGCATCAAGGAAAAGATTCTGGCAGCTAAGCGGGCCGGCGTGCGCGACATTATCCTCTGCCACAAAAACCGTAAGGACATCGACGAAATTTCGGCCGAATACCTCAAGGACCTCACCATCCACTACGCCGACCGGGTAGACGACGTGCTGCGCGTGGCCTTGCTGGAGGAGAAAGTGGCCCATCCGATGAAGCTGGTCGTGCGCGACGAGGTCCTGCCGCTGCCTGGGGCCAGCGTAGAGGTACAATAA
- the porQ gene encoding type IX secretion system protein PorQ, which produces MTHALRIRIGIGSWLLGLLLSGPAALAQLGGQRAFSFLTLPPSAKLAGLGSANVSSYDADVTMLYGNPALLNEQMDGRASLTYIDYLSDIKQSTATYVHNSDRLGRLGFGLTYLNYGKFEQFDPAGNPLGEFSVNEYALGVTKSVTTGPFTMAGTAKLAVSGIAGNHALGALLDAGGLFKHPTKDFTVGLAVKNLGYQFKPYTGADREPMPLDVQIGASIKPEHMPLRMSITAHNLQQFDIVYLDSTQRGALDENNEEKKPKKTVGDQIARHFVVGGELILSKNFNVRIGYNHLRRRELRLDTRSAGAGLSFGVTFRISQFQFDYTRAYYHASGASNYFTLSRSLASIFQKDPGS; this is translated from the coding sequence ATGACGCACGCGCTACGCATTCGGATAGGTATTGGCAGCTGGCTGCTGGGGTTGCTGCTGAGCGGCCCGGCGGCCCTGGCTCAGCTGGGTGGGCAGCGGGCATTTTCGTTTCTGACGTTACCGCCCAGCGCCAAGCTGGCCGGCCTCGGCAGCGCCAACGTCTCTTCCTACGATGCCGACGTGACCATGCTTTATGGCAACCCGGCGCTACTGAACGAGCAGATGGACGGCCGCGCCTCGCTTACCTATATCGACTACCTGTCGGACATCAAGCAAAGCACCGCCACCTACGTGCACAACTCCGACCGGCTGGGGCGGTTGGGTTTCGGCCTCACGTACCTCAACTACGGCAAGTTCGAGCAGTTCGACCCGGCCGGCAATCCGCTGGGCGAGTTTTCGGTGAACGAGTACGCGCTGGGCGTCACCAAGTCCGTAACGACGGGCCCGTTTACCATGGCGGGCACGGCCAAGCTAGCCGTGTCGGGTATTGCCGGCAACCACGCGCTGGGTGCTTTGCTTGATGCGGGCGGCCTGTTTAAGCATCCCACAAAAGATTTCACGGTGGGGCTGGCAGTGAAAAACCTGGGCTATCAGTTCAAACCCTATACCGGCGCCGACCGGGAGCCGATGCCGCTGGATGTGCAGATCGGCGCTTCCATCAAGCCCGAGCACATGCCCCTGCGCATGTCCATTACGGCGCACAATCTGCAGCAGTTCGACATCGTGTACCTCGACTCCACCCAGCGCGGCGCCCTCGACGAAAACAATGAAGAAAAGAAACCCAAGAAAACTGTGGGTGATCAGATTGCCCGCCATTTTGTGGTAGGCGGGGAGCTGATTCTGAGCAAGAACTTCAACGTGCGCATCGGCTACAACCACCTGCGCCGCCGCGAGCTGCGCCTCGATACCCGTTCGGCCGGGGCTGGCCTGAGCTTCGGCGTCACGTTCCGCATCAGCCAGTTCCAGTTCGACTACACCCGCGCCTACTATCACGCCAGCGGGGCCAGCAACTATTTCACCCTTTCCCGTAGCCTGGCTTCCATTTTCCAGAAAGACCCGGGTAGCTAG
- the hslU gene encoding ATP-dependent protease ATPase subunit HslU yields the protein MLDSSQFLTPVQIVAELDKYIIGQHDAKRHVAIALRNRWRRLHAPLDMQREIVPNNILMIGSTGVGKTEIARRLASIADAPFTKVEASKFTEVGYVGRDVESMVRDLVEQSVNMVKQRRKEAVKVQAAQAVEDIILDALIPPVSSPGFSRASGLGPSPDTNTVPDSDQELNERTRERFREKIRAGELDDRKIEIQVQQNPTAGIGVVGGPAGMDEASMAGLQDMLGSMLPKKTRKRKVTIAEARKILLDEEAAKLIDMDEVKDEAIRLAENAGIIFIDEIDKVASRSGKGGGGPDVSREGVQRDLLPIVEGSAVSTKYGIIHTDHILFIAAGAFHVAKPSDLIPELQGRFPIRVELQSLTKEDFYLILKDPKNALTKQYEALLQAEEVHLSFDDSALERLAEIAFDVNTDVENIGARRLHTVMSRLLNDILFDVPDRIGPNARILITRELVDERLQSMVRNRDLSQYIL from the coding sequence ATGCTCGATTCCTCCCAGTTTCTCACGCCGGTCCAGATTGTGGCCGAGCTGGATAAGTATATCATTGGCCAGCACGACGCCAAGCGTCACGTGGCCATTGCCTTGCGCAACCGTTGGCGCCGCCTGCACGCCCCGCTGGATATGCAGCGCGAAATCGTGCCCAACAACATTCTGATGATTGGCTCGACTGGCGTAGGTAAAACTGAAATTGCCCGTCGCCTGGCCAGCATTGCCGATGCGCCCTTCACCAAAGTCGAAGCCTCCAAGTTCACGGAAGTAGGCTACGTGGGCCGCGACGTGGAAAGCATGGTGCGCGACCTGGTGGAGCAGTCGGTGAACATGGTGAAGCAGCGCCGCAAGGAAGCCGTGAAGGTGCAGGCCGCCCAGGCTGTGGAAGACATCATCCTCGATGCCCTGATTCCGCCCGTAAGCAGCCCGGGCTTCAGTCGGGCCTCGGGCCTCGGTCCAAGTCCCGACACCAACACCGTGCCTGATTCCGATCAGGAATTGAATGAGCGGACGCGGGAGCGGTTTCGGGAGAAAATCCGGGCCGGGGAGCTGGATGACCGCAAAATCGAGATTCAAGTGCAGCAGAACCCCACGGCGGGCATCGGCGTGGTCGGCGGTCCGGCTGGCATGGATGAGGCCTCCATGGCCGGCCTGCAGGATATGCTGGGCTCGATGCTGCCCAAGAAAACCCGCAAGCGCAAAGTCACCATTGCCGAGGCGCGCAAGATTCTGCTGGATGAGGAAGCCGCCAAGCTCATCGATATGGATGAGGTAAAGGACGAAGCCATCCGGCTGGCCGAAAACGCGGGCATCATCTTCATCGACGAAATCGACAAGGTGGCCAGCCGCAGCGGCAAGGGTGGGGGAGGCCCCGACGTAAGCCGGGAAGGCGTGCAGCGCGACCTGCTGCCCATCGTGGAAGGCTCGGCCGTGAGCACCAAGTACGGCATCATCCACACCGACCATATCCTGTTCATTGCCGCCGGGGCCTTCCACGTAGCCAAACCCTCGGACCTGATACCGGAGCTGCAGGGCCGCTTTCCCATTCGCGTAGAGCTGCAGAGTCTTACCAAGGAGGATTTTTATCTGATTCTCAAAGACCCCAAAAATGCCCTTACCAAGCAGTACGAGGCCCTGCTGCAAGCCGAGGAGGTGCATCTGAGCTTCGACGACAGCGCCCTGGAGCGCCTCGCTGAAATTGCCTTCGATGTAAATACTGATGTGGAAAACATCGGTGCCCGCCGCCTGCACACGGTGATGAGTCGCCTGCTCAATGACATCCTTTTCGACGTGCCCGACCGCATCGGCCCCAATGCCCGCATTCTGATTACCCGCGAGCTGGTCGATGAACGGCTGCAAAGCATGGTCCGCAACCGGGACCTGAGTCAGTATATATTATGA